DNA from Cyprinus carpio isolate SPL01 chromosome B3, ASM1834038v1, whole genome shotgun sequence:
aaatcggtatcggaatcggcaatggaaaatcatgatcggtgcatccctagcaTTTTGTCCATATAAATGTGTAATTCAGTGCTATAATTTGACATGACCGGCTGAAGTTGGACAGGCACTGTGGGCAGACCCGACTAATCGATAATGAGAATCATTGCCAGTGATTTTCTTTATTGATAACAATCGATTTTAttgattagttgttgcagccctaattaAATTACAGGAAACCATCAAAAAACAAACCCTGTTTGCTTGAGCTCTCAATCTATAGTGTTTCTTTATAAAATGACATCGCCAGCTACTGGCCTGGCagcataatgcagtgtttttagaCATTTTCATGGATCTGTGTTAAAATGGGACAgttttgacataattttcatctgtacacaaatattttatccTTTTACTTTTCAAACTTACCAATTGATTTTCgtgtttataatgatttaattttaggactgatgaaaatgaaagaagaaagacgAGATCTGAAAGAAGTGGATGAGAAATATCTGGATAAGAATGTTCCTGATGTCAATGAGGAAAAATCTGCGAGttgcagcattaaaaaaacagaaatcaaaaggcctttcagctgctctcagtgtggaaacactttcacATGTAACAGAAATCTTAaggatcacatgttaattcatgatGGAAAAAAGCCTGTCTtgtgctctcagtgtggaaaaaggTTCACATGTAACAGAAATCTTAAGAATCACATGGTAATTCATGATGGGATAAAGCCTTTCaactgctctcagtgtggaaagagttttacacagaaagcAAGCTTAaagaatcacatgttaattcatgctgggataaagcctttcagctgctctcagtgtggaaagagttttatacagaaaatacaaCTTAAGAATCATTTGTTAACTCACACTTCAGAAAAGCCTtacagctgctctcagtgtgaaaagagtttcacATGTAAATCAAGCCTTGAGAACCACATGTTAATCCATACTGGGATAAAGcctttcatctgctctcagtgtggaaagagttttacatatAAAGTAAACCTTGAGAACCACATGTTAATACATACTGGAAAAAAGCCTTTCATCTGctctgagtgtggaaagagttttacaacCAAATTATCCCTTAAGAGGCACATGGTAATTCATACTGGGAAAAAGCCTTtttcctgctctcagtgtggaaagtgttttacaACCAAAGTACACCTTAAGAGGCACATGGTAATTCATGATGggataaagcctttcagctgctctcagtgcgGAAGGAGTTTTACACATAACTCAAGCCTTAAGAGGCACATGTTTATACATTCTAGAAAAAagtctttctcctgctctcaatgtggaaagaCTTTTACACAAAAAGGACAACTTAAGACTCATTTGGTAGCTCACACTTCATAAAAGCCTTTCATCTGgtctctcagtgtggaaagtctTTGGCATGTAAAGGATACCTTGAGAATaacatgttaaaggggtcattgaattcccattttccacaagtttatatgattctttagggtcttaataaaaagtctataacattggttaaaatttctcaactgtactgtaaaacaacaccatttttaccctctcaaaaacagctctgttcacagcgagccATTTcggtgcatgttcctttaaatgctaatgagctgtGTTCACCCCTCCTCTCGCTTCAGTGGGGCGATAAGCCACTCTCGTGAGACTAAACTTTAGCTACATTAAGCTGccaaacttgctaactagcacattatcaGGAAAGGCGATTCGCAatgattcataaaaaataaatgaataaaaacttatACTCACTTcagttggtgaagctggatcgcAAACATAGACGTTTATGTAGATTGGGGCACAttaacttcaaaaacaaaatcaagtctTCAGATGTcagagtaaatgacgactgcggtgtttatatttacattcaattcaagtttatttgaataGTACTTTTCACGATACccatcattgcaaagcagctttacagaaaatattaactttctacattacatttaggcTCAGGTTATTGGTGGTGACTATGGCAGAAAGGTTCAGtaagaatcatgcagttagttacaaattacacgtaatcaaacagacagtgAACACTTTTAAcggcaatgattatatgttgcgattAAACTTTGCAATTGCAATTAAACATTGTGATTAAGCAAAATTCGGGATGCAAGTCCCGtgacagaaacagagaagcaaacAGACAAAATTATTGTAGCTGCTATTCCATCTAAGCAAAGATGATgtgttcaacccaagcaaaagaatgaaaatgtgcatttgatcagatatagctGAAGTTACATACATTGTGTAAATGCTTGGCTAAAAAatttctttaatctagatttaaaccgaGAGAGCTtgtctgaaccctgaacgttATTAGATCTATTACGACATCCAACTACTGTACTCCTCTATCGCTTAGGTGACAGTCTTAGCTGGAGCCTGGttctttgtgatgtcacacagccAAGAATTTGTACACGCTTTGATCTGAGAAAGGGGTTATGATATATGGGGATTAAAATCATcatttatcattgtagggtggttgtgttcacacactgccaacacacaatTAAGTTCAAACAATATgttaaagtgaattttgcatccaatgacccctttaaatgtattattcattgtatcaACAATGTAGCAGTTTAGAgcaaatcagacaatttaagattcaaACAGAACAGTGTTAAAACGCAAAGAGCTGAATTCCACAAAGAGGCTCAAGACAACAGGTGATCATAAATCAGATCCCATCACCAGCCTGAAGTAAccctaaccaaccaactctttcaacTGAGAACAGCTTGctgcattaaaacaaaagaacacttaCTGATAATTCAACTCAGGAAGGAGATTGTCAAATTCGGGGCAAGTAACCAAGATTAATGGTCAAAGAGAcacacagcatgaccatcacatgtaaatccatgatagAAATCAAGAGCTAAAGACTTCCTCCGAATGACTTCCACCTAGAAGACAAGAACCAGACTAAGATTCTTTCAAGACCCTTTTGACCTTTTGTTCCTCACAGAACACACTCTCACATTAACAGAACGACACAGAGAGTGCATCAGATCAATCAAAATGATGCTAAAAAGACTAATGAAGAAATAGCATTCTGATGCATAACTCCATATGATGAATGTAAACAACACATTGGACTATGATGTTCTAATCACTGattgtgtatgtcatttttaataactattgaacaGTTCATAGGTTTCTATTCATGTTtggtatgtttgtgtttgagaaTTCAACATATCATATTCTTGTCATAGAAATCATGTGTAAATTATACTCTGCTTGCGATGGGAAATTCAGACTTTGTGACTCGCTGATTTGTGTATTGGGAGGTGAAACATTGCAACCCCCCGAAATAAGACGATGTCTATTTGGTCAAAACACCTTTTGACATGTGTCCCACTGATGAGATTAAAAACTCAGAACACCAACAAATGTAGCATTTTTGGGGTTTTtgctaccatttttttttcttttttttttggctttgtgcCTTTTTGCCACTGTTTTTTGTTCTTCAAGCTCTCTTCCAGCGGGCTTTGGCCTGCATGCCTGCTGCTACTCAACCACCATGAGtcttttatcagtttttatttcttctagatcagtttctttcttttcctgtttAGAGTTTTGTGTTCTAAGTTTTGCCACAAAGCCATGTCAGACGTTGTCTGCACCAGCTTTAAAACCTCAACCAGCGTACACGACTCCACACCATCCTTCAGCCAACACCCAAGACATCACTTccaatgactactgaacttccagccaatcaacaACCTACAGAAACCCCTTTCTGCAGCCATGCCATACAAAATGAATTCCCTTAAAAACAAAGGCAACACAAGCACAACCTCAAGATTCTtgctgaactggtgcatttaatataaagtttaatagcCTCACGGAgaaactcaatgcgagggtttcTTGATTAAAGGCTCAGGTCTAAGCAATTGCCTATATTGCTATAAAcatgggatttcacattttcactctcgaactcattctttcctcactttattctgcaacttgtgtgaatgtgtgagtttGTGTAAGATTAGTTTACATGTCTTTTTGACTAATCCAATAAAGTCTTGCGTACGTTGAAAAGAGTAGTATCTTGCTTACAAGttaaatgtcttaaactgctgatcttgttCCATGCTAACAaagtgtttttactattttttggaTTGATGTTATGaggctcgttcaatgaatcgctggccgtctgATCAGccataaaacagtgattctgaCCAAATTCCCtataaatgtcataaataattccctttgagctaaacttgttttccattttgatttcCCCTTGATTCTGCTTggataaaaattaatatattaattttacatgtgaCTGTTACGACTCGGCTCAAAGTCACAACATAAAGAGGACACTTGACAAATTAAGtttcaataaagaaaatatacatttatttcaggtTAATCAAATAATGTCTAGGGTCCAAatgttaaagaataataaaagaaacaacaCACCAAATAACTGTTGGAAATAGGTTTTGTGGAGTTGTGGAAACAAATGGGAACATCAAAATATCAACCCACTCTTCAAACAAAGACAGAGACAAAAATGAGAGAGAGTGAACTCAATTCCATGAGCCTCTTAAATAGGTGTGCCACATGTGCAGCCCATGATCAGCACTGGAGTTACATCCATGAAGGTGGAGCCTCTGTCCCTGCAatctcatgacaaaaaaaaaataaagaaaaggggCTGGGCTGTTACAGTGAAAGCCACTAGAGCTAGAGCTTTAAATGCCTAATAAATTATTAGGCAAGCAGTTCATGGTATTTCTCATATTTACACAATCATTAGAGCAGATCGTGATGCAGAATCAACGGGAAAACTGGTATGGCgacgggacatgcttttacatcaatgataGGTGGTGTACAGATTTACCTGTGTTAatgaagatgtgctgttcagatctagaagtgctctttgttaaCTGCCAGCCAGTCCATTCGatgcgggagtttcactcgttcattcttgtgagtgtttacatctctccgcaagcgcacgtgagcctggctttacagaaactctctgatcagatcacagagacagaaaaacaatacctggactctgttttaaccattcttggggactttaataaagccaatctcacctgtgaactgccaaaatccagagagcatgttacatgtcccaccagagacagtaacatattAGATCACTgatacaccacaataaaggatgcatatcactctgttccgcGAGCAcctttggggctgtctgatcactgcctggttcatcttataccaacctacaggaaaaaaaaaaaaacttaaatctgctaaacctgtagtaaagactgtaaagagatggaccaacgaaacataGTGGTCctgtttcgacctcactgattggagtgtttttgaagctgctactatcgatctggacgaactcacagagacttaacatcctatattttttttctgagagatttacaggtgcatctcaataaattacaatgttgtggaaaagttcatttatttcagtaattcaactcaaattgtgaaactcgtattaaataaattcagtgctcACAGACTTaggtagtttaagtctttggttcttttaattgtgatgattttggctcacattcaacaaaaacccatcaacaaattagaatacttcataagaccaataaaaaaaatgtttggatacagcactctgtgaacagccagcttctttggcaatgactGTTACGACCCTTCTTTAGCTCTTAAAAATCTAGGGATTGAGAAGGGGAACATTAAACCAGTTTGGGCACCTGTCAACCATATCACTGAATGAAATGAGAAAACCGAGAGACACAAGAGTcatataaagttaatttattaaattaactatacTAACCATTTTACATCaagaaaaacaatttaaacaaagatAATTTTTAGGAACTGAGGGGGACAAAGGGGAAACCTGGATTGtgccaaataaaataacaatcaaaaaggAAACCATCTACtcctaaactaaaaacaaaagatcAAAGAAAAAGTCTTCAACGTCCGCGACGTCGTAACTAAACTGCTcgaactaatcaaacaaaaatacagagagtGGCACAAATCCCTAAACTAATGTGCATAGACAAAATTCCATCTAAATGGGTGTAAATGTATGTCACGTGACATGCTTACCTAAACCCCTTTCCTCCTTCCAGCTCAACCCAGCTTTGAAGAGCTGTTTAAAACTTTCAACGCTCACACATAAGGAGTTCTTAGGGCAATCCCAACAGGCAACATTCACATGACAAACTCACTTAACAAAACTAAGTCAATCAAAGCAAAACAAGACACATTACAAGACcaaatcaaagcaaaaagtcTCTCTCTTGCACCGGCAGTAGCATCTCCCTTAAATAGCTCTTCCCCAGGTGTTAAGCATCGGGAGGATGAGGATCACGCCCTCACAGGGCACACCCAATCAACTCGTCACAGATGATTGACAggcaaaacagcaaatcagcaacaGCCTGTTAGACTGACAGTAAAAGAGAGGCAAAAGGACAccgaaaagagaaacaaaatacacagaaacacTAACCGTCCCTAAGGACGTAACAATGACCCACTGGGCAAAGTTACGTCCAGTGGATGTCTTTTTATGTCATTGCATACGTTGAAAGGACATCCACTGAGGagccagaatgaaagtttttatgacATCTTTTTTTGACGTGTTCTGTACGTCCAATATAGACATTCACAGAACCTCCTTACAAGGTTAAAAACTAGTTCAAAAGTGGTCAGTGGAAATATTTACAACATAATTTAAGGTTCATTTAGGCATAATTTATACTGTTTTTGGACCAAATCAACACTCTCAGGATGCATTAGATTTAGACTCATGTTATTTCAATGTAATTTCCAGACACTGTGTTTGTcctaaaatcaaatgaaataactGATGATTGAGCATGTGGTAAAATCAACTGCAAATCAAAGACATTAAATCTCGGAAGATCTCACCAGAGGAGGATCAAACATCTCCAAAAACAGCTTCAGCAGCTTCACTCAttagattgactttatttctgtcagacatctagagaagctcttattgagaattaacagaggttaaAATGTTGATCTTTGATTCATTTGAAGTCACCATTGTGGTGGACAGTGTTTTGTTTAGTTGGGATCTTGGTCCAGGTACTTCTTGTGTTAGCTTAGGACAAACACAGTGTCTGGAAATTACATTGAAATAACATGAGTCTAAATCTAATGCATCCTGAGTAAAAAATATGTCTAAATGAAccttaaatgattttgaaaatatatcCACTGACAACTTTTGAACTAGTTTTTAACCTTGTAAGGAGGTTCTGTGAACATCTATATCGGACAATGCACTTTGAATAGAACATATAGCCTACAGTAcgttcgcttcaaactggaatcatggcggaatatcctgtgatgtccacttcacagggcacttacattttaatacaaatgtctgaagccataaggggggggggggggggggctggatCTAAACCCTACAGGACAGAGGCCCTCCAGGAGGAAGACTGGACACCCCTGTCTAGCCAAACCAATTAAACAACATCCCTACAGAGTTAATCTATCTAACCATCACTTACTTTTACAGCATGGCCTTGTTCAGCATGCAGAAATATCTGCGTTCATTACTTCATTAAGAATTGCCTCTACAGGCCCTTGTCAATCATGGCTTCCACATCCACTGAATTGgctctatctctctttcttctcCACCTATAGCTGGTGTGTGTTGAGCACACTGACGcccagggccgtagctggggtttgtgGGGCCTATAGGAAGTAGTGTTGTcatggtaccaaaatttcagtattcggtaccgataccagtgaaaatccacggttctcggtaccaatttcggtaccaaagcaaaacacaaaaatatgctaattaaaaaaaaaaaaaaacactttttatcactaaaatacaaccaatgccattctttaaacttatttacaattgtgtttaaagtttttctacaagtaatataattatgaaaaacagcaaacaggtttcacccaaatttaatgtgtcttttaattaatgaaatttaaacacattttattttttgttaaataaaggggatttgctattaaaattaaaacatggaagaaatattgtgtgatttatttctttaaaaaaataaagttttattaattttttcaacagtagtaccagtatcacatacattctactaaataatagtaatatttctagcacaatgccctatatgtaaaaattaacttttattttttctcccacagccttacactctatttgtggcggcactcccccacccccatatatacatataaatgcaaataattttctgccagcaggaggcactttaagagcgggagagatacaggattctccgtaacggctgcaaagcagcgctgagctcacaaacgctgccttatcaaacATTACAtgcaaactgaaatgaaaatgaaatcgaaaattttcgaAATActgtcggtttccttctgaaatacagtgatataaaaacacccgcatcggtttttgattttgaaatgtgcagtgctcatgtttattcaatgaagtcaaagccttttggaaaatctatttgtggcggtcagttttgatattgtaataaatcaatgtgtgggaaaccctggctT
Protein-coding regions in this window:
- the LOC109075057 gene encoding gastrula zinc finger protein XlCGF8.2DB-like, giving the protein MEFVKEESEEITIEPETWRIKHEEPETCISHEEQGGLMKMKEERRDLKEVDEKYLDKNVPDVNEEKSASCSIKKTEIKRPFSCSQCGNTFTCNRNLKDHMLIHDGKKPVLCSQCGKRFTCNRNLKNHMVIHDGIKPFNCSQCGKSFTQKASLKNHMLIHAGIKPFSCSQCGKSFIQKIQLKNHLLTHTSEKPYSCSQCEKSFTCKSSLENHMLIHTGIKPFICSQCGKSFTYKVNLENHMLIHTGKKPFICSECGKSFTTKLSLKRHMVIHTGKKPFSCSQCGKCFTTKVHLKRHMVIHDGIKPFSCSQCGRSFTHNSSLKRHMFIHSRKKSFSCSQCGKTFTQKGQLKTHLVAHTS